A window of Roseburia hominis A2-183 genomic DNA:
GTTGGATGCCCCCAGCACCTTATCATAGGGGCATTGTGCGAAAAACAGCACTGCGCCATCCGGTTTGACAGCCCACTTGACCGCCTCCCACAGCTCCGGGAGCGGGAGCGGCACATCCCAAAAATTCCGGGTAGTGCCATAGGGTGGATCGGTAAGGAGCATATCAACCGAGTGCTTCGGCAAAGAGCGCAGCCCTTCAATCCCGTCCATCAAAAACAGCCCCTCCGGGCAGGCTGGAGACTTCGGGACAATTTGTCTCGAGGTCACATCACCTGTCATTCCGGGCCTCCTTTTTCTTTGCCGGGGCGGTTCGGGCGGCATTTTCCTTCCCAGCCTCCCTTGCGGCCTGTGCCATCTGCTCCTTGATCGGGGTGGGGCGGACTGCCTCGGCCCGGGCGATGAGCTTTTCCACCGCTGAATGGTACGCCTGGGCTCCCGCCGCATTGAGCCGCTCCTGGGTGGCCCGGTCATTGATCCGCACCGTGGAGCGGTAGCCCGTCCTGCTGGTGGGATCGGGTTTGCTGGGAGCCCCGAGGAAAATCCCGTTCTTGCCATCCACCACCTTGAAATCGTCGATCACTACACCGCCATAGTTGACGCTGGCAAAGCCGATGAGCTTGCCTTGGGGCTCAATCGGGCGAACCGTAACTTCGATGGGAACAGCGGCCTCCTGCAAAATTGCGTCCGTCCGCAGCTTAACTGCCTCGTCCACCGTCACGCCTTTTACCTCGGCCAGCTCCGCAATCGGCGCATCAAACAGCCAGCGCCGCTCCTCGGCGGCGATCTGTTCCGGGGTTAATATGACATCCTTACTCAAAATTGTTTCCTCCTTTCCCGGCCTCGGGACACTTTGTCCCGAAGTCCGTCCGTTTAATGCGCCCCGAAGATGCGC
This region includes:
- a CDS encoding septation protein SpoVG family protein, which gives rise to MSKDVILTPEQIAAEERRWLFDAPIAELAEVKGVTVDEAVKLRTDAILQEAAVPIEVTVRPIEPQGKLIGFASVNYGGVVIDDFKVVDGKNGIFLGAPSKPDPTSRTGYRSTVRINDRATQERLNAAGAQAYHSAVEKLIARAEAVRPTPIKEQMAQAAREAGKENAARTAPAKKKEARNDR